In the Theobroma cacao cultivar B97-61/B2 chromosome 1, Criollo_cocoa_genome_V2, whole genome shotgun sequence genome, one interval contains:
- the LOC18611643 gene encoding E3 ubiquitin-protein ligase RHA2B, translating into MAALSEYFSHLYTMTIVFFTLLLLEVVILIRSVTGGVCDSEKRLITTTQYLKFIEEKNPTVRYSSRSSSRLESNECAVCLSELEEGEEVRKLKCKHTFHKDCLDRWLQQYWATCPLCRTKVLPDEIVANYHRLQNRVEYDGSDEEMIFLLSALHGNSLHRLF; encoded by the coding sequence ATGGCTGCTCTCTCAGAGTACTTCTCCCACCTCTACACCATGACCATAGTCTTTTTCACTCTCTTACTCCTTGAAGTTGTGATCCTTATCAGGTCCGTTACCGGCGGGGTTTGCGACTCTGAGAAGCGCCTGATCACAACCACACAGTACCTGAAATTCATTGAAGAAAAGAACCCGACGGTTCGTTACTCGAGTAGATCATCGTCGAGGCTGGAGTCAAATGAATGTGCGGTGTGTTTATCGGAGCTCGAAGAAGGTGAAGAAGTTAGGAAATTGAAATGTAAGCATACTTTCCACAAGGACTGCCTGGATAGGTGGCTTCAACAGTATTGGGCTACTTGCCCACTTTGCAGGACTAAAGTTTTGCCGGACGAGATCGTGGCTAACTACCACAGGCTGCAAAATCGGGTAGAGTATGATGGTAGTGATGAAGAGATGATTTTCTTGTTATCTGCCTTACATGGTAATAGTTTACACAGATTGTTCTGA
- the LOC18611645 gene encoding uncharacterized protein LOC18611645 — protein sequence MSNESEELPLMAPPPITEPSEIDLEAGPADQIQCRICLETDGRDFIAPCKCKGTSKYVHRECLDHWRAVKEGFAFAHCTTCKAPYHLRVHVAADRKWRTLKFRFFVTRDILSIFLAVQLVIASLAYLVHLIDSYQQSWLRLAWGFDSELSFYYICGALLFFALLGLSGCFITCYDRRVRNDLAQPCRELCLCCCQPGMCADCHLPGTLCMWTDCTTCFESCASAATECGCLGGAGEAGLPLLFIMALIVLGLFTVIGIFYSVLVATMVGQRIWQRHYHILAKRMLTKEYVVEDVDGEMTGSDWSPPPLPPEHIQQLKTLGLL from the exons ATGAGCAATGAATCGGAAGAATTGCCTCTCATGGCTCCCCCACCGATTACCGAGCCCAGCGAGATCGACCTCGAGGCGGGTCCTGCCGATCAAATTCAGTGTCGAATTTGCCTCGAAACCGACG GTAGAGATTTTATTGCTCCTTGCAAGTGCAAAGGAACATCCAAATATGTACACCGCGAATGTTTAGATCATTGGCGAGCTGTAAAG GAAGGGTTTGCATTTGCTCATTGCACAACCTGTAAAGCTCCTTATCATTTGAGAGTTCATGTTGCTGCTGATAGGAAATGGCGAACCCTGAAATTCCGATTTTTTGTGACCAGAGACATTTTGTCCATATTTCTGGCTGTTCAACTA GTCATTGCTTCACTGGCATATTTGGTCCATTTAATTGACAGTTACCAGCAGTCATGGCTCCGCCTTGCATGGGGTTTTGATAGTGAGCTAAGTTTCTACTATATATGTG GAGCATTACTATTTTTTGCTTTGCTGGGGCTATCAGGGTGCTTTATTACATGTTATGATCGAAGAGTCCGCAATGATTTGGCTCAGCCTTGTCGAGAATTATGTCTCTGTTGCTGTCAGCCAGG GATGTGTGCAGACTGCCATTTACCTGGCACTCTTTGTATGTGGACTGACTGTACGACATGCTTTGAAAGCTGTGCTAGTGCTGCTACTGAATGTGGTTGCCTAGGAGGTGCTGGTGAAGCAGGGCTGCCATTATTGTTCATAATGGCTTTGATTGTGCTGGGACTATTTACTGTGATTGGTATATTTTACAGTGTTTTGGTGGCTACAATGGTTGGACAAAGGATTTGGCAGCGGCACTATCACATACTCGCAAAAAGAATGCTGACAAAG GAATATGTTGTTGAGGATGTTGATGGTGAAATGACTGGATCTGACTGGTCTCCTCCTCCTCTTCCACCTGAGCATATCCAGCAGCTGAAAACGCTTGGCCTTCTGTGA